A region from the Natronoarchaeum mannanilyticum genome encodes:
- a CDS encoding 5-(carboxyamino)imidazole ribonucleotide synthase — MATPLSTPGPTLGVVGGGQLGRMLAEAAGPLGVELVVLDPTPDCPAAPVCRDQIVGEFDDADAVRELAERADFLTFEIELADPDLLDRVREETGVPVHPSPDTLRTIQDKLVQKDALAEVGVPVPEYRAVDDADELRDALDELGTPAMVKAREGGYDGRGNAPIESPDDAEAVLDEIGGAAMVEAFVDYERELSVIGVKGDDEVATFPAGENVHREEILRETIVPARADEAVRQRAHEVATDVLELMDGRGVYGIELFQGPDDEILVNEIAPRPHNSGHWTIEGAVASQFEQHVRAVTGRPLGSTAQRSPTVMTNLLGDVEETQPAQLRGVDEVLGTPRAGLHWYGKRDVRPLRKMGHVTLTGDDGSSGTSDEGASVDDLLARARELRDAATFVDES; from the coding sequence ATGGCGACCCCACTCTCCACGCCCGGCCCGACGCTGGGCGTCGTCGGCGGCGGACAGCTCGGACGGATGCTCGCGGAGGCGGCCGGCCCGCTCGGCGTCGAGCTGGTCGTCCTCGATCCCACGCCGGACTGTCCGGCCGCGCCGGTGTGTCGCGACCAGATCGTCGGCGAGTTCGACGACGCCGACGCCGTTCGCGAACTGGCCGAGCGCGCCGACTTCCTCACGTTCGAGATCGAACTGGCCGATCCGGACCTGCTGGACCGCGTGCGAGAGGAAACCGGCGTTCCGGTCCACCCCTCGCCCGACACGCTCCGGACGATTCAGGACAAGCTCGTCCAGAAGGACGCGCTGGCAGAGGTGGGGGTCCCGGTGCCCGAGTACCGCGCTGTCGACGACGCCGACGAGCTGCGCGACGCCCTCGACGAGCTGGGGACGCCGGCGATGGTGAAAGCCCGCGAGGGCGGGTACGACGGCCGCGGGAACGCGCCGATCGAGTCGCCAGATGACGCCGAGGCCGTGCTCGACGAGATCGGTGGCGCGGCGATGGTCGAGGCGTTCGTCGACTACGAGCGCGAGCTGTCGGTGATCGGCGTCAAGGGCGACGACGAGGTCGCGACGTTCCCGGCCGGCGAGAACGTCCACCGCGAGGAGATCCTCCGAGAAACGATCGTGCCCGCGCGCGCCGACGAGGCGGTCCGGCAGCGAGCCCACGAAGTCGCGACGGACGTCCTCGAACTGATGGACGGTCGGGGCGTCTACGGCATCGAGCTGTTCCAGGGCCCCGACGACGAAATCCTGGTCAACGAGATCGCGCCGCGCCCGCACAACTCCGGGCACTGGACGATCGAGGGGGCAGTCGCCTCCCAGTTCGAACAGCACGTTCGCGCGGTGACCGGGCGGCCGCTGGGATCGACCGCGCAGCGCTCGCCGACGGTGATGACGAACCTGCTGGGCGACGTCGAGGAAACGCAGCCCGCCCAGCTTCGTGGCGTCGACGAAGTACTCGGTACGCCGCGTGCCGGCCTGCACTGGTACGGCAAGCGCGATGTCCGGCCGCTGCGGAAGATGGGCCACGTCACGCTGACCGGCGACGATGGATCGTCCGGAACCAGCGACGAGGGCGCGTCCGTCGACGACCTCCTCGCGCGCGCTCGGGAACTCCGGGATGCGGCGACGTTCGTGGACGAGAGCTGA
- a CDS encoding chemotaxis protein CheD gives MKTYGSEPGAPDPDPIRVGISEFVVSDSGQTLKSYGLGSCLAVALYDEDSGVGGLAHIMLPDGDANDASEDKPGKFADTAVRAMLRQMVEKGASYTDVQAKVAGGSDMFDFESFGDGVGQRNIVAAREELDKLGVPIVAEEVGGQRGRTVVFETDTGSFSIKTADGDQEVREL, from the coding sequence ATGAAAACCTACGGGAGCGAACCGGGCGCGCCCGACCCGGATCCGATCCGCGTCGGCATCTCCGAGTTCGTCGTCAGCGACAGCGGCCAGACGCTCAAGTCCTACGGGCTGGGATCCTGTCTGGCGGTCGCGCTGTACGACGAGGATTCGGGCGTCGGCGGGCTCGCCCACATCATGCTGCCCGACGGCGACGCCAACGACGCCAGCGAGGACAAGCCGGGCAAGTTCGCCGACACGGCCGTCCGCGCGATGCTGCGCCAGATGGTCGAGAAGGGCGCGAGCTACACCGACGTCCAGGCCAAGGTCGCGGGCGGCAGCGACATGTTCGACTTCGAGAGCTTCGGCGACGGCGTCGGCCAGCGCAACATCGTCGCCGCCCGCGAGGAGCTCGACAAGCTCGGCGTGCCGATCGTCGCCGAGGAGGTCGGCGGTCAGCGGGGCCGGACGGTCGTGTTCGAGACCGACACCGGTTCCTTCTCGATCAAAACCGCCGACGGCGACCAGGAAGTCAGGGAACTGTGA
- a CDS encoding HalOD1 output domain-containing protein, which yields MTLNVSPDDADADAASLTERIVESTTDVAGADPLDLPPLYDAVDPDALEALYDRDGADGPEVEFTYAGCGVTVRGDGSVSVTPEPIGAGESAVVEGASLSPDC from the coding sequence GTGACACTCAACGTTTCCCCCGACGACGCGGACGCCGACGCAGCCAGCCTCACCGAACGGATCGTCGAGTCGACCACAGACGTTGCCGGAGCCGACCCGCTCGATCTCCCGCCGCTGTACGATGCGGTCGATCCCGACGCGCTCGAGGCGCTGTACGACCGCGACGGCGCAGACGGTCCCGAGGTGGAGTTCACGTACGCGGGCTGTGGCGTGACGGTCCGCGGCGACGGCAGCGTCAGCGTCACGCCGGAGCCGATAGGCGCCGGCGAGTCGGCGGTCGTCGAGGGGGCGTCGCTGTCGCCGGACTGCTGA
- a CDS encoding AIR carboxylase family protein has translation MTGSEEVEALIDELRAQAEQDRDPETTPDVGIIMGSDSDLDVMMGSEEGRGGAYDAFVDELGFEEQTDYEEPPESRFTFETFVVSAHRTPELMYAYGETAADRGIDVIIAGAGGKSADLPNMTASIAYPLPVIGVPVQEKSVDSVIGMPQGAPLTAVDAGKSFNAALSAAQILAREHEEVRERLVEYHEGLQDDVGVVSRELHELGTPAFRERRE, from the coding sequence ATGACCGGATCCGAGGAGGTCGAGGCGTTAATCGACGAGCTCCGAGCGCAGGCCGAACAGGATCGCGACCCCGAGACGACGCCGGACGTCGGGATCATCATGGGCAGCGACTCCGACCTCGACGTGATGATGGGCAGCGAGGAGGGCCGGGGCGGCGCGTACGACGCGTTCGTCGACGAGCTCGGCTTCGAGGAACAGACCGACTACGAGGAGCCGCCCGAGAGCCGATTTACGTTCGAGACGTTCGTCGTGTCGGCCCACCGAACGCCGGAGCTGATGTACGCCTACGGCGAGACCGCCGCCGATCGCGGGATCGACGTGATCATCGCCGGCGCGGGCGGGAAGTCCGCCGACCTGCCGAACATGACGGCCTCGATCGCCTACCCGCTCCCGGTGATCGGCGTCCCCGTCCAGGAGAAGTCGGTCGACTCGGTGATCGGGATGCCCCAGGGCGCGCCGCTGACGGCCGTCGACGCCGGGAAGTCGTTCAACGCGGCGCTGTCGGCCGCCCAGATCCTCGCGCGCGAGCACGAGGAGGTTCGGGAGCGGCTCGTCGAGTACCACGAGGGGCTGCAGGACGACGTCGGCGTCGTCTCGCGGGAGCTCCACGAACTCGGGACGCCGGCGTTCCGCGAGCGTCGGGAGTAG
- a CDS encoding NADH-quinone oxidoreductase subunit B, with translation MSSDTPREAITGSTDPLTETREARMGSEADDRFNSKLREAMGASPFILTKFDSFMNWVRGSSMFMLQFGIACCSIEMMHTYAVKHDLDRFGSGVPRASPRQADVIIVPGTIVSKFAPRMKRVYDQMPEPKFVVGMGSCTISGGPFQEGYNVVKGAEEVIPVDIQIPGCPPRPEALIYGVVKLQERVANGESAPVTVKPYELEQFGDLPRDEIVDELADQIDEEELVMRYNWADSP, from the coding sequence ATGAGTAGCGACACACCACGGGAAGCGATTACCGGGAGTACAGACCCGCTAACAGAGACCCGCGAGGCGCGGATGGGGTCGGAGGCGGACGATCGGTTCAACTCGAAGCTCCGCGAGGCGATGGGGGCGTCTCCGTTCATCCTCACGAAGTTCGACTCCTTCATGAACTGGGTGCGGGGCTCCTCGATGTTCATGCTGCAGTTCGGGATCGCCTGCTGCAGCATCGAGATGATGCACACCTACGCGGTCAAGCACGACCTCGACCGCTTCGGCTCCGGCGTCCCGCGAGCGTCGCCGCGCCAGGCCGACGTGATCATCGTTCCGGGGACCATCGTCTCGAAGTTCGCCCCGCGCATGAAGCGCGTCTACGACCAGATGCCCGAGCCCAAGTTCGTCGTCGGCATGGGCTCGTGTACGATCTCCGGCGGTCCGTTCCAGGAGGGGTACAACGTCGTCAAGGGGGCCGAGGAGGTCATCCCGGTCGACATCCAGATCCCGGGCTGTCCGCCCCGGCCCGAGGCGCTTATCTACGGCGTCGTCAAGCTCCAGGAGCGCGTCGCCAACGGCGAGTCGGCGCCGGTCACCGTCAAACCCTACGAGTTAGAGCAGTTCGGCGATCTCCCGCGCGACGAGATCGTCGACGAGCTGGCCGACCAGATCGACGAAGAAGAGCTCGTGATGCGGTACAACTGGGCTGATTCACCATGA
- a CDS encoding methyl-accepting chemotaxis protein gives MLGKVRQLVPRIVRRSYAAKFGITLLILGLLVGGIGITATQAIESGVAENTNDDYATMAGQEASAVESWNDKQRLVAGMMSESGVVQSGNTTQIGPYLNQWQSQLNGRSDGPRGDYAYAIHYVDVEEGMVLNSTAGYAGESVSALALPEDDRAVLTGDPPTEETYTTSPYKIGAEDVSGTPAVSYVRQVAGDPSHAILYTADLSSYSANFQSAGSTTTTMVVDENDRVVFDDSYFGAENQLFLEPYDGNGDLTAAARAAGSGDPQAQRIDANPQGALANGVYGFPAESYVVGAAQVEGTDWVVLVHEPVSQAYGFVNAVSTYGVWITGAVVLLIGLVGAVLGRNTAVAIDRLTSKTEEMEDGNLDVDFETHRIDSIGRLYDGFANMRDALREQIREAQGARREAETAREETERMNEHLETKAEEYQQVMKSAAAGDLTARMDPESDNESMAQIGRTFNDMLAELEATTDRLKAFAGEVATASEQVTASSEEVRSASEQVSESIQEISDGAERQNESLQAVSQEMDGLSTTTEQIAASSNEVADLAARTAQTGQEGREAAQQAIEGMNSIEAESEDAVAEIEQLQEEVAQIDELLEFITEVAEQTNMLALNANIEASRSDSGESGEGFAVVAEEVKELAADTKDAAEDIEDRLDRIKSQTDTTAEEVRRTSSEITEHTDSVREAADALEEIAGYAQETNDGVQEISAATEQQAASTQEVVAMVDEAATISEETTAEAENVAAAAEEQTTAMTEVSGSAASLSQQAAQLSEALDRFDTDVDAGADRSALPGDGRSDSGTPEEELDALTDEATRDQEIPDEASPDGDETASAPADVESERSDDDQSEDAFTFGSAASESEEK, from the coding sequence ATGCTGGGGAAGGTTCGTCAACTCGTACCGCGGATCGTCAGGCGCAGTTACGCCGCGAAGTTCGGCATCACGCTGTTGATACTGGGACTTCTCGTGGGGGGAATCGGAATTACGGCGACGCAGGCGATCGAATCAGGCGTCGCGGAGAACACCAACGACGACTACGCCACGATGGCCGGCCAAGAGGCGAGCGCGGTCGAGTCCTGGAACGACAAGCAGCGCCTCGTTGCGGGCATGATGAGCGAGTCCGGGGTCGTCCAGAGCGGCAATACGACGCAGATCGGGCCGTATCTGAACCAGTGGCAGAGCCAGCTCAACGGTCGGAGCGACGGACCCCGCGGCGATTACGCGTACGCGATCCACTACGTCGACGTCGAGGAGGGGATGGTTCTGAACAGCACGGCCGGGTACGCCGGCGAATCTGTTTCTGCACTGGCGCTGCCGGAGGACGATCGGGCGGTTCTGACCGGTGATCCGCCGACCGAGGAGACCTACACGACCAGTCCGTACAAGATCGGCGCGGAGGACGTCTCTGGCACCCCGGCCGTTTCCTACGTCCGGCAGGTCGCGGGTGATCCCAGCCACGCGATTCTCTATACCGCCGACCTCTCCTCGTACTCGGCGAACTTCCAGAGCGCCGGTAGCACTACGACGACGATGGTGGTCGACGAGAACGACCGGGTGGTGTTCGACGACAGCTACTTCGGCGCCGAAAACCAGCTGTTCCTCGAACCGTACGACGGCAACGGCGACCTCACCGCCGCCGCGAGGGCGGCCGGTTCCGGGGACCCGCAGGCCCAGCGGATCGACGCGAACCCGCAGGGAGCGCTCGCGAACGGCGTCTACGGCTTCCCCGCCGAGTCCTACGTCGTCGGCGCCGCGCAGGTCGAGGGGACCGACTGGGTCGTCCTCGTTCACGAACCGGTCAGTCAGGCCTACGGCTTCGTCAACGCGGTCTCGACGTACGGCGTCTGGATCACGGGCGCCGTCGTTCTGCTGATCGGGCTCGTCGGCGCGGTGCTCGGTCGGAACACCGCGGTCGCGATCGACCGGCTCACCTCGAAGACCGAGGAGATGGAGGACGGCAACCTCGACGTCGACTTCGAGACTCACCGCATCGACAGCATCGGCCGACTGTACGACGGGTTCGCCAACATGCGCGACGCGCTGCGCGAGCAGATCCGCGAGGCCCAGGGCGCCCGGAGGGAAGCGGAAACCGCCCGCGAGGAGACCGAGCGGATGAACGAGCACCTCGAAACCAAGGCCGAGGAGTACCAGCAGGTCATGAAATCTGCCGCCGCCGGCGATCTGACCGCCCGAATGGACCCAGAGAGCGACAACGAGTCGATGGCCCAGATCGGCCGCACGTTCAACGACATGCTCGCCGAACTGGAGGCGACGACCGACCGGCTGAAGGCGTTCGCCGGCGAGGTCGCGACCGCCAGCGAGCAGGTGACCGCCTCCAGCGAGGAGGTCCGTTCGGCCAGCGAGCAAGTGTCCGAGTCGATCCAGGAGATTTCGGACGGCGCCGAGCGCCAGAACGAGTCGCTCCAGGCCGTCTCCCAGGAGATGGACGGGCTCTCGACGACGACCGAGCAGATCGCCGCCTCCTCGAACGAAGTCGCCGATCTCGCGGCTCGAACCGCCCAGACGGGCCAGGAGGGCCGCGAGGCGGCCCAGCAGGCGATCGAGGGGATGAACTCGATCGAGGCCGAGAGCGAGGACGCCGTCGCGGAGATCGAGCAGCTCCAGGAGGAGGTCGCCCAGATCGACGAGCTCCTGGAGTTCATCACCGAGGTCGCCGAGCAGACCAACATGCTCGCGCTCAACGCCAACATCGAGGCCTCCCGTTCGGACAGCGGCGAGTCCGGCGAAGGGTTCGCCGTCGTCGCCGAGGAGGTCAAGGAACTGGCTGCCGACACGAAAGACGCCGCCGAGGACATCGAGGATCGCCTCGACCGCATCAAGTCCCAGACCGACACCACCGCCGAAGAAGTTCGCCGGACGTCCAGCGAGATCACCGAGCACACCGACTCCGTGCGCGAGGCCGCCGACGCGCTCGAGGAGATCGCCGGCTACGCCCAGGAGACCAACGACGGCGTCCAGGAGATCTCGGCCGCGACCGAACAGCAGGCCGCCTCCACGCAGGAAGTCGTCGCGATGGTCGACGAGGCCGCGACGATCAGCGAGGAGACGACCGCCGAAGCCGAGAACGTCGCCGCCGCCGCCGAGGAACAGACTACCGCGATGACCGAGGTGTCCGGCTCCGCGGCGTCGCTCTCACAGCAGGCCGCCCAGCTCTCCGAGGCGCTCGACCGGTTCGACACCGACGTCGACGCGGGCGCTGATCGAAGCGCGCTCCCCGGCGACGGCCGATCCGACAGCGGAACCCCGGAGGAAGAACTCGACGCGCTGACTGACGAAGCGACGCGTGACCAAGAGATTCCGGACGAAGCGAGTCCCGACGGCGACGAAACGGCGAGCGCTCCTGCGGACGTTGAGTCGGAACGGTCGGACGACGATCAGTCCGAGGACGCGTTCACGTTCGGCTCTGCTGCATCCGAGTCGGAGGAAAAGTAG
- a CDS encoding NADH-quinone oxidoreductase subunit D, whose product MSRSELPDTPEVGVDEGEVDYDELEALLGERVLEREDHINAGGFVIRPDDVQDVLSTLRHEAGFDHLSNVTAQQYEDRYESIYHLKKYDDPTQEVNVIVPTPTDEPVSESAEPVFRTAEWHEREAYDLVGIEYEDNPDLRRILLPETWTGHPLGGDYDQTKPQVVSLTEHANPLQDDHKVENDDDGTDTMFLNIGPHHPATHGVLHLKTVLDGEQVLDVDPDIGYLHRCEEQMCQQGTYRHQIMPYPDRWDYISAGLLNEWAYARTAEDLADLDVPEYAQIIRTMGAELCRIASHLLALATFALDINGDFTATFMYAIREREKAQNILEDLTGQRLMFNYFRLGGVAWDLPEPREEFFEKTRDFTNGLPEASEEFHNLLTNNEILQARTIDTGVLEPEEAKQYGATGPVARGSGVDYDLRRDDPYGYYDELDWDVVVEDGCDNFSRLLVRMREVEESAKIIDQCVDLLEDWPEEERNIQSNVPRTIKPDPDTEIYRAVEGAKGELGIYIRSDGTDKPGRFKIRSPCFSNLQTLPEMSEGEYIADLIASLGSLDIVLGEVDR is encoded by the coding sequence ATGAGTCGGTCGGAGCTCCCCGACACGCCCGAAGTCGGCGTCGACGAGGGCGAGGTCGACTACGACGAGCTCGAAGCGCTGCTCGGCGAGAGGGTTCTGGAGCGCGAGGATCACATCAACGCCGGCGGGTTCGTTATCCGGCCGGACGACGTCCAGGACGTGCTCTCGACGCTGCGCCACGAGGCCGGCTTCGATCACCTCTCGAACGTCACCGCACAGCAGTACGAGGACCGCTACGAGTCGATTTATCACCTCAAGAAGTACGACGATCCGACCCAGGAGGTCAACGTCATCGTCCCGACGCCGACGGACGAGCCGGTCAGCGAGAGCGCCGAGCCCGTCTTTCGGACGGCGGAGTGGCACGAGCGCGAAGCCTACGACCTCGTCGGCATCGAGTACGAGGACAATCCCGATCTCCGGCGGATCCTCCTACCCGAAACCTGGACGGGCCACCCGCTGGGCGGCGACTACGACCAGACCAAGCCGCAGGTCGTCTCGCTGACCGAGCACGCCAACCCGCTGCAGGACGATCACAAGGTCGAGAACGACGACGACGGGACCGACACGATGTTCCTCAACATCGGTCCCCACCACCCCGCGACCCACGGCGTCCTCCACCTGAAGACGGTGCTCGACGGCGAGCAGGTGCTCGACGTCGATCCGGACATCGGCTATCTGCACCGCTGCGAGGAGCAGATGTGCCAGCAGGGCACCTACCGCCACCAGATCATGCCCTACCCCGACCGCTGGGACTACATCTCGGCGGGGCTGCTCAACGAGTGGGCCTACGCGCGCACGGCCGAGGACCTCGCGGATCTCGACGTTCCCGAGTACGCCCAGATCATCCGGACGATGGGCGCCGAGCTCTGTCGGATCGCCTCGCACCTGCTCGCGCTCGCGACGTTCGCGCTCGACATCAACGGCGACTTCACCGCGACGTTCATGTACGCGATCCGAGAGCGCGAGAAGGCCCAGAACATCCTCGAGGATCTGACGGGCCAGCGCCTGATGTTCAACTACTTCCGGCTCGGCGGTGTCGCCTGGGACCTGCCGGAACCCCGCGAGGAGTTCTTCGAGAAGACCCGCGACTTCACGAACGGGCTGCCCGAAGCCTCCGAGGAGTTCCACAACCTGCTCACCAACAACGAGATTCTGCAGGCCCGGACGATCGACACCGGCGTTCTGGAGCCCGAGGAAGCGAAGCAGTACGGCGCGACCGGCCCCGTCGCTCGGGGCTCGGGCGTCGACTACGACCTTCGACGGGACGACCCCTACGGCTACTACGACGAGCTCGACTGGGACGTCGTCGTCGAGGACGGCTGCGACAACTTCTCGCGCCTGCTCGTCCGCATGCGCGAGGTCGAGGAGTCCGCGAAGATCATCGACCAGTGCGTGGATCTGCTCGAGGACTGGCCCGAGGAGGAGCGCAACATCCAGAGCAACGTCCCGCGGACGATCAAGCCCGACCCCGACACCGAGATCTACCGCGCGGTCGAGGGCGCGAAGGGCGAACTCGGCATCTACATCCGATCGGACGGCACCGACAAGCCCGGCCGATTCAAGATCCGCAGCCCCTGCTTCTCGAACCTGCAGACGCTGCCGGAGATGTCCGAGGGCGAGTACATCGCCGACCTGATCGCCTCGCTGGGTAGCCTCGACATCGTGCTCGGGGAGGTGGACCGATGA
- a CDS encoding NADH-quinone oxidoreductase subunit A, producing the protein MSWIAVGALALVAVLVPLSMLAVSWLLRPSVPEDSKRATYESGEIPTGGTRIRFNIQYYMVALLFVVFDVETVLILPWTVVYQSAIEQVGLARALVPMLVFVGILVVGLVWAWRNGAVKWARSTRVEDRSRKIEQ; encoded by the coding sequence ATGTCATGGATAGCAGTCGGCGCGCTGGCGCTGGTGGCCGTGCTGGTACCGCTCAGTATGCTGGCGGTATCGTGGCTGCTGCGACCCAGCGTGCCCGAAGACAGTAAACGCGCCACCTACGAGAGCGGCGAGATCCCGACAGGGGGGACGCGCATCCGATTTAACATCCAGTACTACATGGTCGCGCTCCTGTTTGTCGTCTTCGACGTCGAGACCGTGCTCATCCTCCCCTGGACGGTCGTCTACCAGTCCGCGATCGAGCAGGTCGGACTCGCGCGCGCCCTCGTCCCGATGCTGGTGTTCGTCGGCATCCTCGTCGTCGGCCTCGTCTGGGCCTGGCGCAACGGCGCAGTCAAGTGGGCCCGCAGCACGCGGGTCGAAGACCGGTCACGGAAGATTGAACAATGA
- a CDS encoding chemotaxis protein CheC — MKLDVNALGTFYQMAQEGAGLAAGRLTRLTGVDTRVGVTKLNFMRGSDIRAELADETKKVGVRVELSGGLGGHAVIVFDRASAIRLVETLQPTIDDAPTLPEGPDDEFDEMNRSTITEVGQIMNSGFIDGWADVLGTAIDVATPEFVEGDTAEAFLTDIDTTPGADDLALLFQSQIEAIDTEIKFRYYLFPEHDAMADVLERQGADGESGIEYDKLAGFDRLAQRGADEVANNVTMLTGIDTSVEIRRLNFVPLEALPEEIDDEQLVGVAFEFDGTPSGYLLFLFDESSAREIVRAMVPNEPDDEFGEMGQSAIKELGNIMASGFLDGWANVLDTTIDHSPPEYIHDMGAAVIDPVVIQLGENQEFAFVFDTVVQAADREFDCNIYAIPDEADLERAINDLPMDRIEEAPTKASIEEVETDT; from the coding sequence ATGAAACTAGATGTTAACGCACTCGGAACGTTCTACCAGATGGCCCAGGAGGGCGCGGGGCTCGCGGCCGGCCGGCTCACGCGCCTGACCGGCGTCGACACCCGCGTCGGCGTCACGAAGCTCAACTTCATGCGCGGCTCGGACATCCGCGCGGAGCTCGCCGACGAGACCAAGAAGGTCGGCGTGCGCGTCGAGCTGTCGGGCGGGCTGGGCGGCCACGCCGTCATCGTCTTCGATCGCGCGAGCGCGATCAGACTCGTCGAGACCTTGCAGCCGACGATCGACGACGCGCCGACGCTGCCCGAGGGTCCCGACGACGAGTTCGACGAGATGAACCGGAGCACGATCACCGAGGTCGGCCAGATCATGAACAGCGGCTTTATCGACGGCTGGGCGGACGTGCTCGGCACCGCGATCGACGTCGCGACGCCGGAGTTCGTCGAGGGCGACACCGCCGAGGCGTTCCTCACAGACATCGACACGACGCCGGGCGCCGACGACCTGGCGCTGCTGTTCCAGAGCCAGATCGAGGCGATCGACACGGAGATCAAGTTTCGGTACTACCTGTTCCCCGAGCACGACGCGATGGCCGACGTGCTCGAACGCCAGGGCGCCGACGGCGAGTCCGGCATCGAGTACGACAAGCTCGCCGGCTTCGACCGGCTCGCCCAGCGGGGCGCCGACGAGGTGGCCAACAACGTCACGATGCTGACCGGCATCGACACCAGCGTCGAGATCCGGCGGCTCAACTTCGTCCCGCTGGAGGCGCTCCCCGAGGAGATCGACGACGAGCAGCTCGTCGGCGTCGCCTTCGAGTTCGACGGGACGCCCAGCGGCTACCTGCTCTTCCTGTTCGACGAGTCCTCCGCCCGGGAGATCGTGCGCGCGATGGTTCCCAACGAACCGGACGACGAGTTCGGCGAGATGGGCCAGAGCGCGATCAAGGAGCTGGGCAACATCATGGCCAGCGGCTTCCTGGACGGGTGGGCCAACGTGCTCGACACGACGATCGATCACTCGCCGCCCGAGTACATCCACGACATGGGCGCGGCCGTGATCGACCCGGTCGTGATCCAACTCGGCGAGAACCAGGAGTTCGCGTTCGTGTTCGACACGGTCGTGCAGGCCGCCGACCGGGAGTTCGACTGCAACATCTACGCGATCCCCGACGAGGCCGATCTCGAACGCGCGATCAACGACCTGCCGATGGACCGCATCGAGGAGGCGCCGACCAAGGCCAGCATCGAAGAGGTCGAAACTGACACATGA
- a CDS encoding protein-glutamate O-methyltransferase CheR gives MSDDDAFDRLTAHVEENLGFATSHYNDSYLQRRFSSRMRRTGAGDYAEYLDILRDDPDEGQELLDTLSINVTGFFRNPDVWEGIRSVLRSLSEDCERIHAWSAACADGREPYSLAMLGLDDPRTAGDRLSILATDINRAALDDANEGVYESTRTIDVGEQLTFLSNYHRYVDQSGDRFAIRDPVKEMVAFERHDLINGDPKSGFDLVICRNLFIYIDNEYKQSILQTIADSLRPGGYLVIGKAETIPPGLKSEFTILDGRLRIYRRE, from the coding sequence GTGAGCGACGACGACGCGTTCGATCGGCTGACGGCCCACGTCGAGGAGAACCTCGGCTTCGCCACCAGCCACTACAACGACAGCTACCTGCAGCGACGCTTCTCCTCGCGGATGCGACGCACGGGCGCGGGCGACTACGCCGAGTACCTCGACATCCTTCGCGACGACCCCGACGAGGGGCAAGAACTGCTCGACACGCTCTCGATCAACGTCACCGGGTTCTTCCGGAACCCCGACGTCTGGGAGGGGATCCGGTCGGTCCTTCGGAGTCTCTCGGAGGACTGCGAGCGCATCCACGCCTGGAGCGCCGCCTGCGCGGACGGCCGCGAGCCCTACTCGCTGGCGATGCTCGGGCTCGACGACCCGCGCACGGCGGGCGACCGGCTCTCGATCCTGGCGACCGACATCAACCGGGCGGCGCTGGACGACGCCAACGAGGGCGTCTACGAGAGCACCCGTACCATCGACGTCGGCGAGCAGCTGACGTTTCTCTCGAACTACCACCGCTACGTCGACCAGAGCGGCGATCGCTTCGCGATCCGCGATCCGGTCAAGGAGATGGTCGCGTTCGAACGCCACGACCTGATCAACGGCGACCCGAAATCCGGCTTCGATCTGGTGATCTGCCGGAACCTCTTCATCTACATCGACAACGAGTACAAGCAGTCGATCTTACAGACGATCGCCGACTCGCTGCGCCCCGGCGGCTACCTCGTCATCGGGAAGGCCGAGACGATCCCGCCGGGCCTCAAGTCGGAGTTCACCATCCTCGACGGCCGACTTCGGATCTACCGTCGAGAGTGA